The Saprospiraceae bacterium genome includes a window with the following:
- a CDS encoding Rpn family recombination-promoting nuclease/putative transposase, whose translation MAKKIHNIHDKFVKASFSDPDRAAAFFENFLPEILLKEIDLTSLKPVQESYIQGDLSEYFSDMIFEVSSNSGDAIDIVLLFEHKSSPDKYVLIQLGHYIFAHWLKCVNEGKKLKVIVPFIYYQGKQKWEQPNLTTLFPKVNGTIASYIPILNHLFIALNSLPDENISQIRNKMMAAAVMAQKKGINLMKLADDFIKILELFPETAQGGNFLEQIFVYVISVSDISKPELNKAIESIPSNIKENIMTTYTRIKEEGKIEGKIESKIEVILNGFDEGLNISLLANITHLSEDEVINILRTHKKMD comes from the coding sequence ATGGCAAAAAAAATCCATAACATCCACGATAAATTTGTAAAAGCGTCTTTTTCTGATCCGGACAGAGCTGCTGCTTTTTTTGAAAATTTTTTGCCTGAAATTTTACTGAAAGAAATTGACCTTACATCCCTTAAACCCGTTCAGGAATCTTATATTCAGGGTGACTTGAGTGAATATTTTTCTGATATGATTTTTGAGGTATCTTCCAATTCAGGTGATGCAATAGACATCGTTTTACTTTTTGAGCACAAATCATCTCCTGATAAATATGTTCTTATACAGTTGGGTCATTATATTTTTGCTCATTGGCTAAAGTGTGTCAATGAAGGTAAAAAACTGAAAGTAATTGTGCCATTTATCTACTACCAAGGCAAACAAAAATGGGAACAACCCAATTTGACTACACTGTTTCCTAAGGTAAATGGCACCATAGCTTCCTACATTCCAATCTTAAACCACTTATTTATAGCGCTCAATTCTTTACCGGACGAAAATATTTCACAAATACGAAACAAAATGATGGCTGCCGCAGTAATGGCCCAGAAAAAAGGTATCAACCTGATGAAACTGGCTGATGATTTTATCAAAATATTAGAACTGTTTCCTGAAACCGCACAAGGTGGAAACTTTCTGGAACAGATTTTCGTTTATGTCATATCTGTCTCCGATATTTCGAAGCCTGAACTTAATAAAGCCATTGAATCCATTCCATCAAATATAAAAGAAAACATAATGACCACATATACGAGAATTAAAGAAGAAGGAAAGATTGAAGGTAAGATCGAAAGCAAGATTGAAGTAATACTTAATGGATTTGATGAAGGACTAAATATCTCTCTCCTTGCCAATATTACACATTTGAGTGAAGACGAAGTGATTAATATACTACGTACTCACAAAAAAATGGATTAA
- a CDS encoding TraR/DksA family transcriptional regulator — translation MSAPGNVTTRYTDEDLKEFKDIIDKKLEKAKEQYQSLRDQLKDITENNNDDFAKDITDFSSLQSEVEMLNNMANHQRKYIQDLENALIRINNKSYGICVVSGELIDKKRLMAVPTTTKSVTAKTQSEMKDVMVVPKEKQRGFDDLDEEDEKPKSATKSEPRKPVIITKVIKKSGTAKVVNPLDDDDLDKIFSELDVIKELDEAELNIDEEDDDNYDVDSDEDLDMIADDEPEDYDDDDN, via the coding sequence ATGTCAGCACCTGGTAATGTAACCACAAGATACACGGATGAAGATCTGAAAGAGTTTAAAGATATTATCGACAAAAAGCTTGAAAAGGCAAAAGAACAATATCAAAGTCTGAGAGATCAGCTGAAAGATATCACTGAAAACAACAATGATGACTTTGCAAAAGATATTACAGATTTTTCTTCTTTGCAATCAGAAGTTGAGATGCTCAACAATATGGCAAACCATCAACGAAAATATATTCAGGACCTGGAAAATGCACTTATCAGAATCAACAATAAATCTTACGGGATTTGTGTGGTTTCGGGAGAACTGATAGACAAAAAGCGTCTGATGGCGGTACCCACTACAACCAAATCCGTAACTGCCAAAACGCAGTCAGAGATGAAAGATGTCATGGTAGTGCCCAAAGAAAAACAAAGGGGATTTGACGATTTGGATGAGGAAGATGAAAAACCAAAATCTGCCACAAAGTCTGAACCAAGAAAACCGGTTATTATTACAAAAGTAATCAAAAAATCTGGCACTGCCAAGGTTGTTAATCCACTGGATGATGATGATCTGGATAAAATATTCTCCGAACTCGATGTAATCAAAGAACTGGATGAAGCCGAATTGAACATCGATGAAGAAGATGATGACAACTATGATGTAGATTCCGATGAAGATCTCGATATGATCGCAGATGATGAGCCGGAAGATTATGATGATGATGATAATTAA
- the smc gene encoding chromosome segregation protein SMC — protein MRLRSLYIKGFKSFANETVLNFNDDVIGVVGPNGSGKSNIVDAIRWVLGEQKGKELRLEAMSDVIFNGTKTKKEAAAATVSLTFENDKNLLPTEYNNVTISRILYRSGESEYRLNNVICRLKDINTLLMDTGIGSNSYAIIVLGMVDDILADKENARRRMFEQAAGISKYKVRKRETLSKLKSAEEDLNRIDDLLYEIDGNLKSLEKQAKRTQKYNELKTQYKELSIKHAIHSIQSLKHRYKQSSEQLRLEQDKYKELDVQIYQLQATLEKEKKKNLDKELEVSNKQKGLGDLMHRIRTQEGEKSLVVQNIGFKKVNKKNVGRTIEESEQELLKLESEALLLLKRIDQEKASEQAFKQKLEKSSELYNAIKAEHANAKNIFDQNQVYRQGIEKKIFEYDKNIAVLQNNIENTTAETERRMQDLSYKEQNLKDVKVQAAELKNQLDNKSREFQLLLEQENHRKAAISELEVKRDKLTDTVNKVNRDLDSRKNEYDLLKGMIDNFEGFPESVRFLSENWRKDPVILTDILQVDEPYKAAIEQYLESFLNYFIVKNSDEATSAIRMLRDGQKGKANFFLLDEIPSVDSHKNHPEWTVPALDKVHVEEQYQPLITYLLKDTYVIDTDLESFSFSSEYKDLIFLSASGTFQRSSVVLSGGSVGLFEGKKIGRKQNLEKLGKDIEQSLVLKTEQEKLFVSVKSDLELLKSKDHQKSIETLRKEIQGLEEKALKFNMQVDSFETFKKDVESKNKFSAQTIKDFETKMSEIRTEKEILANDLKLSLQNHGSSDKELDSLYQKLSVAGEHLNQDNIQLIRQQNLIGNLSQDHTYKEGRVAEYKHKIQVDKNRLTTEEREQIDLEDQLLRLDESLKLLYTEKKNYQETLSEAEEGYFKARNVINELEEKIRQLTRVQNQLQQTIQTLKDDYTESRFQINAVGDRLKIEFDVNINDIINQEPESDTDLEMLTAEVEKIRNRILNYGEINPLAVETYNEMNERFTTIKTQRQDILEARDSLMDTIKEIENTATVQFVEAFNKVRENFITVFRSLFTEDDTCDLILLDPSNPLDSEIEIVAKPKGKKPKSLSQLSGGEKTLTATALLFALYLLKPAPFCIFDEVDAPLDDANIQKFNKIVKNFSKESQFIIVTHNKSTMAEVDTLYGVYMQEPGVSAVSAVDFRSYKHEPVLETINQN, from the coding sequence ATGAGATTAAGAAGCTTATATATTAAAGGATTTAAGAGTTTTGCCAATGAAACGGTGCTCAATTTCAATGATGATGTCATTGGCGTTGTAGGCCCCAATGGTTCGGGCAAATCAAATATTGTAGATGCTATCCGTTGGGTTTTGGGTGAGCAAAAGGGAAAAGAACTTCGACTTGAAGCCATGTCGGATGTTATCTTTAATGGCACCAAAACCAAAAAAGAAGCGGCTGCAGCAACAGTATCTCTTACATTCGAAAACGATAAAAATCTGCTGCCTACTGAATATAATAACGTCACTATTTCACGTATCTTATACAGAAGCGGAGAGTCTGAGTACAGGTTGAATAATGTCATTTGCCGTTTGAAAGATATCAATACGCTTTTGATGGATACGGGTATCGGGTCCAATTCGTATGCTATCATTGTATTGGGGATGGTGGATGATATTCTCGCTGACAAAGAGAATGCGAGAAGGCGTATGTTTGAGCAGGCTGCCGGTATATCCAAATACAAAGTCAGAAAACGCGAAACGCTCAGTAAACTAAAAAGTGCTGAAGAAGATCTCAACAGAATAGATGACCTTTTGTACGAGATAGATGGTAATCTGAAAAGCCTTGAAAAACAAGCTAAAAGAACACAAAAATATAACGAGCTTAAAACCCAGTATAAGGAATTAAGTATAAAACATGCCATACATTCCATCCAGTCACTGAAACACAGGTACAAACAATCCTCAGAGCAACTGAGACTGGAACAGGATAAATATAAGGAACTGGATGTGCAAATATACCAATTACAGGCAACTCTTGAAAAGGAAAAGAAAAAAAATCTTGATAAAGAACTCGAAGTAAGCAATAAACAAAAGGGTCTGGGTGATCTGATGCACAGAATCCGAACGCAGGAAGGTGAAAAAAGTCTCGTAGTTCAGAATATCGGATTTAAAAAGGTCAATAAAAAAAATGTTGGAAGAACGATTGAAGAAAGTGAGCAGGAACTCTTAAAGCTGGAATCTGAAGCGTTATTACTCTTAAAGCGAATAGATCAGGAAAAAGCATCTGAGCAGGCATTTAAACAAAAATTGGAGAAATCTTCGGAATTATATAATGCCATTAAAGCCGAACATGCAAATGCTAAAAATATTTTTGACCAGAATCAGGTTTACAGACAAGGAATAGAGAAAAAGATATTTGAGTACGATAAAAATATAGCTGTTTTACAAAATAACATCGAAAATACAACCGCAGAAACCGAGAGGAGAATGCAGGATCTTTCCTATAAAGAACAAAATCTGAAGGATGTAAAAGTACAGGCTGCTGAATTAAAAAATCAGTTGGATAATAAATCCAGAGAATTTCAGCTTCTTTTAGAGCAGGAAAATCACAGAAAAGCAGCGATCAGTGAACTGGAAGTCAAAAGGGACAAGTTGACGGACACCGTAAATAAGGTGAATAGAGACCTGGATTCCAGAAAAAACGAATATGACCTTCTGAAAGGCATGATAGATAACTTTGAAGGATTTCCTGAATCCGTTCGCTTTTTGAGTGAGAACTGGCGGAAAGATCCGGTCATTCTTACAGATATCCTTCAGGTAGATGAGCCATATAAAGCGGCCATAGAACAGTATCTGGAAAGTTTTTTGAATTATTTTATAGTCAAAAACAGCGATGAAGCCACATCTGCTATCCGTATGCTGAGAGACGGTCAGAAGGGGAAAGCCAATTTTTTTCTGCTCGACGAAATCCCTTCTGTTGATAGTCATAAAAATCATCCTGAATGGACAGTACCGGCTTTGGATAAAGTCCATGTTGAAGAGCAATATCAACCATTGATTACATATTTATTGAAAGATACTTATGTTATCGATACGGATCTGGAAAGTTTTTCGTTCAGCTCTGAATATAAGGATTTGATATTTTTATCAGCTTCAGGGACTTTTCAACGATCATCCGTCGTTCTGTCCGGTGGTTCGGTCGGATTATTCGAAGGAAAAAAAATCGGTAGAAAACAGAATCTTGAGAAGCTCGGTAAAGACATTGAGCAAAGTCTTGTGTTAAAAACAGAGCAGGAAAAATTGTTTGTATCTGTGAAGTCAGACCTTGAATTGCTAAAATCCAAAGATCATCAAAAAAGTATTGAGACACTAAGAAAAGAGATTCAGGGCCTGGAAGAAAAAGCATTGAAATTCAATATGCAGGTGGACTCGTTTGAGACATTTAAAAAAGATGTTGAATCCAAAAACAAATTTTCAGCTCAGACGATAAAGGATTTTGAAACAAAAATGTCTGAAATCAGAACCGAAAAGGAAATCTTGGCTAATGATTTGAAATTGTCTTTACAAAATCATGGTTCGTCAGATAAGGAACTGGACAGTCTGTATCAAAAGTTATCTGTCGCCGGAGAGCATCTTAATCAGGATAATATTCAATTGATCAGACAACAAAATCTGATTGGGAATCTCTCTCAGGATCATACTTACAAAGAAGGCAGAGTAGCTGAATACAAACATAAAATTCAGGTTGACAAAAACAGACTGACCACAGAAGAGCGAGAACAGATCGATCTGGAAGATCAGCTTTTAAGATTGGATGAAAGCCTTAAATTACTTTATACGGAGAAAAAAAATTATCAGGAGACACTGAGTGAAGCTGAAGAAGGATATTTTAAGGCAAGAAATGTCATCAATGAACTGGAAGAAAAAATCAGACAACTAACAAGAGTTCAAAATCAATTGCAACAAACTATCCAGACGCTGAAGGATGATTATACAGAAAGCAGGTTTCAGATAAATGCAGTAGGCGACAGACTGAAGATTGAGTTTGATGTAAATATAAACGATATCATCAATCAGGAACCGGAATCAGATACAGACCTGGAGATGTTGACAGCAGAAGTAGAAAAAATACGCAACCGGATACTCAATTACGGAGAGATAAATCCACTCGCTGTTGAAACATACAACGAGATGAATGAAAGATTTACAACCATCAAAACACAACGGCAGGATATACTGGAAGCGAGAGATTCTCTGATGGACACGATTAAAGAAATAGAAAATACCGCTACTGTTCAGTTTGTAGAAGCGTTTAATAAAGTTCGTGAAAATTTTATAACAGTATTCCGAAGCCTGTTTACAGAAGATGATACCTGCGATTTGATTTTATTGGATCCATCCAATCCACTTGATTCGGAAATAGAAATCGTTGCAAAACCAAAAGGTAAAAAGCCTAAGTCTTTGAGTCAACTGTCTGGTGGAGAAAAAACACTGACGGCTACGGCTCTGCTTTTTGCATTGTATTTACTGAAACCAGCTCCGTTTTGTATTTTTGATGAAGTAGATGCGCCATTGGATGATGCCAATATTCAGAAATTTAATAAAATCGTAAAAAATTTCAGTAAAGAGTCGCAATTTATCATCGTTACACATAATAAATCGACTATGGCCGAAGTAGATACTTTATATGGTGTGTACATGCAGGAGCCGGGCGTGTCAGCAGTGAGTGCAGTAGATTTCAGGTCTTATAAACATGAACCGGTTTTAGAAACCATCAACCAAAACTGA
- a CDS encoding aminotransferase class V-fold PLP-dependent enzyme, translated as MNTELDKVYDPESFRKEGHILIDILADHLDRMQNLNETENTVLNFVKPADELTFWNNFNGTSPEDIFNTILERSIHLHHPHFMGHQVSAPAPLSALASLQGALLNNGMAVYEMGAAATALESYVINLFKGYFGYDSNADGILTSGGTIANLTALLCARSNTTQNDIWQEGTNEQYAFMVSEEAHYCIDRAVRIMGWGNNGIIKIPVDNNFRMKTDLLQSYLDDAKKKGIKVLGVVGSAPTTSTGIYDDLKAIGHFCEEHKLWFHIDAAHGGPAAFSSKYKYLMDGSELADSITVDAHKMMMTPALTTMLFFKNASASYRTFAQKADYLWNADDTEWYNYGKRTMECTKLMMSTRIYVLAQAYGVKIFKDYLDTCYDLAKEFARLIQDYPSFELAVEPDSNIVCFRWKEGPEESLNGENEKIRQHLLEDGKFYIVKTSLKGRIFLRTSLMNAKTTIDDLKKLLDEIMSIVKLFSI; from the coding sequence ATGAATACTGAATTAGATAAAGTTTATGATCCGGAGTCCTTCAGAAAAGAAGGTCATATTCTGATAGACATACTGGCCGATCATCTGGACAGAATGCAGAATTTGAATGAAACCGAAAACACGGTTTTGAATTTTGTAAAACCAGCTGATGAGCTAACGTTTTGGAATAATTTTAATGGAACTTCTCCTGAAGATATATTCAATACAATTTTGGAGAGGTCGATTCATTTGCATCACCCTCATTTTATGGGACATCAGGTATCTGCTCCTGCACCATTATCGGCCTTGGCGTCATTGCAGGGCGCATTATTGAATAATGGAATGGCTGTTTATGAGATGGGAGCTGCAGCGACTGCGTTGGAAAGTTATGTTATTAATTTGTTTAAAGGTTATTTTGGATATGATTCTAATGCTGATGGTATTTTGACATCCGGTGGTACTATCGCAAATCTGACTGCTTTACTTTGTGCAAGGTCTAACACAACTCAAAATGATATCTGGCAGGAAGGCACCAATGAACAATATGCATTTATGGTTTCAGAAGAAGCCCATTATTGTATTGACAGAGCTGTGAGAATAATGGGGTGGGGCAATAATGGGATAATTAAAATTCCGGTTGATAATAATTTCAGAATGAAAACGGATCTTTTGCAATCATATCTCGATGATGCAAAGAAAAAAGGGATAAAAGTTTTGGGAGTGGTTGGGAGTGCACCAACAACTTCCACCGGAATATATGATGATTTGAAAGCTATCGGTCATTTTTGTGAGGAACATAAATTATGGTTTCACATTGACGCAGCTCACGGTGGTCCGGCTGCTTTCTCTTCCAAATATAAATATTTGATGGACGGGTCAGAACTGGCAGATTCGATCACAGTTGATGCTCATAAAATGATGATGACACCTGCACTGACAACCATGTTGTTTTTTAAAAATGCAAGTGCGTCATACCGTACTTTTGCACAAAAAGCAGATTATCTTTGGAATGCAGACGATACAGAATGGTACAATTATGGCAAAAGAACGATGGAATGTACCAAATTAATGATGAGTACAAGGATCTATGTTTTGGCTCAGGCTTATGGTGTCAAAATATTTAAAGATTATTTAGATACTTGTTATGATTTAGCAAAAGAATTTGCAAGATTAATTCAGGATTACCCATCCTTTGAATTGGCAGTGGAGCCTGATTCCAATATTGTTTGCTTCAGGTGGAAGGAAGGACCGGAAGAAAGTCTTAATGGTGAAAATGAGAAAATACGTCAACACCTGCTGGAAGATGGTAAGTTTTATATTGTAAAAACAAGTTTAAAAGGGAGAATTTTTTTGAGGACAAGTTTGATGAATGCCAAAACAACCATTGATGATTTAAAGAAGTTGTTGGATGAAATTATGAGTATTGTGAAGTTATTTTCAATTTGA
- a CDS encoding ribulose-phosphate 3-epimerase yields MKHKIAPSLLAADFLNLSEEIGMVNESVADWLHIDIMDGNFVPNISFGPDIMKMVHTISQKPLDVHLMVERPERYIETFRDAGAAYISVHYEACPHLHRTIQQIKATGCKAGVAINPHTSVSLLEDLIEDLDLVILMSVNPGFGGQKFIYNTLEKIRKLKDIIITHNSNTLIEIDGGVGLQNAEVILQAGADVLVAGNSVFKSENPTQAIYQLKNLGIHTLYA; encoded by the coding sequence ATGAAACACAAAATAGCACCTTCATTATTAGCAGCAGATTTTTTGAATTTGTCCGAAGAAATCGGAATGGTTAATGAATCTGTTGCTGATTGGCTGCACATAGATATCATGGACGGCAATTTTGTGCCAAACATTTCATTTGGTCCTGATATCATGAAAATGGTCCATACGATCAGTCAAAAGCCTCTGGATGTACATCTGATGGTTGAAAGACCTGAAAGATACATAGAGACTTTCAGAGATGCAGGCGCTGCTTATATCAGCGTGCATTATGAAGCCTGTCCGCATCTTCACAGGACTATTCAGCAAATTAAAGCAACCGGATGTAAAGCAGGAGTAGCTATCAATCCACATACATCGGTATCGCTATTGGAAGATTTGATAGAAGATCTGGATCTGGTGATCTTAATGAGTGTAAATCCGGGTTTTGGCGGACAGAAATTTATCTATAATACTTTGGAGAAAATCAGAAAGTTAAAAGATATTATTATCACTCATAACAGCAATACACTTATTGAGATCGATGGTGGCGTGGGACTCCAGAATGCTGAAGTCATTTTACAGGCAGGAGCAGATGTTCTTGTCGCCGGCAATAGTGTTTTTAAATCAGAAAACCCGACCCAAGCCATTTACCAGCTTAAAAATCTCGGAATTCATACGCTTTACGCATAA
- a CDS encoding DUF479 domain-containing protein → MNHLAHMFLSCSDHGLIVGNYIADFIKNKELDLFEENIIMGIYLHRHIDTFTDNHPVFRECTHALHHTQHKYAPVVIDIYFDYFLCRHWDKFDSRPLNDFTEGIYTILEKYIHLYPEKVKQLLPRMIGDDFLLSCSTEERLIRTFSFIKRRTGYTNNLEKAHEDLKNNYSFFETQFMLFFPELISFVKVETGCA, encoded by the coding sequence TTGAATCATCTGGCACATATGTTTTTATCATGCAGTGATCATGGATTAATCGTAGGTAATTACATTGCTGATTTTATCAAAAATAAAGAATTGGATCTTTTTGAAGAAAATATAATAATGGGAATTTATCTGCATCGGCATATTGATACTTTTACGGATAATCATCCTGTTTTTAGGGAATGCACACATGCTTTGCATCATACTCAACATAAATATGCGCCGGTAGTGATTGATATTTATTTTGATTATTTTCTGTGCAGACATTGGGATAAATTTGATAGCAGACCATTGAATGATTTTACAGAAGGTATTTATACTATACTGGAAAAGTATATTCACCTGTATCCTGAAAAGGTAAAACAATTACTTCCGAGGATGATTGGTGATGATTTTCTATTGAGTTGCAGTACTGAAGAGCGACTGATCCGTACGTTTTCTTTCATTAAGAGAAGAACAGGATATACCAATAATCTGGAAAAAGCGCATGAAGATCTTAAAAATAATTATAGTTTTTTCGAAACACAATTTATGTTATTTTTTCCTGAGTTAATATCATTTGTAAAAGTTGAAACAGGATGTGCATAA
- a CDS encoding carboxypeptidase-like regulatory domain-containing protein, producing the protein MRQFLFSVLLMASSGMLCAQSPVVFGIIRDIDTNKGIDFVSVYIEGTSTATESDLNGQYKIEIPAGEKVKIIFTRLGYSDTYVLVESIKDGAKRNINLKLVPKASDLEIVVRSSKIEDVGMVREDVTELKVLPTASGNFESILPHIALGVNAGSGGELTSQYNVRGGNYDENLVYVNDFEIFRPQLIRSGQQEGLSFPNIDLIRDLEFSSGGFESKYGDKMSSVLDIRYKRPDEFRASVGASFLGASAHIEGSKRLGANAYNKFRYLVGARYKTNAYLLGSGDITGEFVPDFTDIQAYLSYDITKSLQIGWIGNFNSSQYNFRPASGKSKKGTFDFQIELNTIFEGQESDVFRNGMTGLSLTYVPERKKNPLYLKWMASTYRANEDEKFDILGYYRLSQIETAIGENTGQEIAVLGTGTQHIYARNYLFNTIYNFEHKGGLELQSDNASGKVHSHFIQWGVKSQMEYFDDKLNEWERLDSAGYSLPYNGETIELSNVLKSENLIENTRWTAFVQDAYTIKNENSELKFSAGVRSSYRTLNKELLFSPRMQILYKPISWEKDFSFKLAGGIYNQAPFYRELRRPDGTINTDLKSQKSIHIVAGLAHDFTWEKVSNRPFKIISEIYYKKLTDLVSYEIDNVRIRYAGENNSTGHIMGFDFRVNGEFVPGAESWINLSFLSARESINGVDHKRFEVIDSIRVPVSVKDVPRPTDQLMTLNMFFQDYLKSNENIKVNLNFSVGTGLPFGPRLDNLEYRNFFRLKPYHRIDIGFAFQLWKEEWAGKKPKHPLKFSRSTWLSIEAFNLLQIANQASVNWIKTLTNEEFALPNNLTGRRINLRLKVDF; encoded by the coding sequence ATGCGACAATTTCTGTTTTCTGTATTATTGATGGCTTCTTCCGGAATGTTGTGTGCTCAGAGTCCGGTAGTATTTGGAATTATTCGTGATATTGACACCAATAAAGGGATTGATTTTGTTTCAGTATATATCGAGGGTACTTCCACTGCAACTGAATCGGATCTGAACGGACAATATAAAATCGAGATTCCTGCCGGAGAAAAAGTAAAAATTATTTTTACCCGATTAGGATATTCTGATACCTATGTTTTAGTGGAATCTATCAAAGACGGCGCCAAAAGAAATATTAATCTGAAATTAGTTCCCAAAGCATCTGATTTGGAAATAGTAGTGCGGTCCAGTAAAATTGAAGACGTAGGCATGGTTAGGGAAGATGTAACTGAATTAAAAGTACTGCCTACCGCTTCCGGGAATTTTGAGAGTATCCTGCCACACATTGCTTTAGGTGTCAATGCGGGCTCAGGAGGGGAATTAACTTCTCAGTATAATGTCAGAGGCGGAAATTATGATGAAAATCTGGTTTATGTCAACGATTTTGAGATTTTCAGGCCACAGCTTATCAGAAGCGGACAGCAGGAAGGACTTAGTTTTCCGAATATAGATTTGATCAGGGATCTGGAATTTTCATCAGGTGGTTTTGAAAGTAAGTATGGTGATAAAATGTCATCCGTACTGGATATCCGATACAAACGACCTGATGAATTCAGAGCAAGTGTCGGAGCGAGTTTTCTGGGAGCTTCTGCTCACATTGAAGGTAGCAAGCGATTGGGAGCAAATGCCTATAACAAATTCAGGTATCTCGTCGGGGCACGATATAAAACGAACGCCTATCTATTAGGAAGTGGAGATATCACCGGAGAATTTGTTCCTGATTTTACGGATATACAGGCATATCTGAGTTATGATATTACCAAAAGTTTGCAAATTGGGTGGATTGGCAATTTTAACTCCAGTCAGTACAATTTCAGACCTGCTTCCGGGAAAAGTAAGAAAGGAACTTTTGATTTTCAGATAGAACTAAATACTATTTTCGAAGGACAGGAGAGTGATGTTTTCCGAAATGGAATGACAGGTTTGTCATTAACTTATGTGCCTGAACGAAAAAAAAATCCATTATATCTGAAATGGATGGCATCCACTTACCGGGCTAATGAAGATGAAAAATTTGATATTCTGGGGTATTATAGACTTTCACAAATTGAAACAGCCATAGGTGAAAATACAGGACAGGAAATTGCTGTCTTAGGTACCGGAACTCAGCATATTTATGCCAGAAATTATTTGTTTAATACCATTTATAATTTTGAACATAAGGGTGGTTTGGAATTGCAATCTGATAATGCAAGCGGAAAGGTACACAGCCATTTTATTCAATGGGGTGTTAAATCACAAATGGAGTACTTTGACGATAAATTGAATGAATGGGAACGACTTGATTCAGCAGGTTACTCATTGCCTTACAACGGAGAAACTATTGAGCTGTCCAACGTTCTGAAATCAGAAAATCTGATCGAAAATACAAGGTGGACTGCCTTTGTTCAGGATGCATACACCATTAAGAATGAAAATAGTGAGCTGAAGTTTTCTGCCGGCGTTCGCAGTAGTTACAGAACTCTGAATAAAGAGTTACTATTTAGTCCGAGAATGCAGATATTGTACAAGCCGATATCATGGGAAAAAGATTTTTCATTTAAACTAGCTGGAGGTATCTACAATCAGGCACCTTTCTATCGGGAGCTGAGAAGACCGGATGGTACGATCAATACTGACCTGAAGTCTCAAAAGTCCATACATATTGTAGCAGGTTTGGCGCACGATTTTACATGGGAGAAAGTAAGTAACAGACCATTTAAAATTATTTCGGAAATTTATTATAAAAAGTTGACCGATCTTGTCTCTTATGAAATTGATAATGTCAGAATCCGATATGCGGGAGAAAATAATTCGACCGGGCATATTATGGGATTTGACTTTCGTGTAAATGGGGAGTTTGTTCCGGGCGCAGAGTCCTGGATCAATTTATCTTTTCTTTCAGCAAGAGAATCCATTAATGGGGTTGATCACAAAAGATTTGAAGTAATAGATTCTATTCGTGTACCTGTGTCTGTGAAAGATGTACCCAGACCCACTGACCAATTAATGACATTGAATATGTTTTTTCAGGATTATCTGAAAAGTAATGAAAATATTAAAGTAAATCTGAATTTTTCAGTCGGAACAGGTCTTCCGTTCGGACCACGACTTGATAATCTGGAATACAGGAATTTTTTCAGACTAAAACCTTATCACAGAATAGATATTGGGTTTGCTTTTCAATTGTGGAAAGAAGAATGGGCAGGTAAAAAACCAAAACATCCATTGAAATTCAGCCGTAGTACCTGGCTGAGTATAGAAGCATTCAATTTGCTCCAGATTGCCAATCAGGCTTCTGTCAACTGGATCAAAACTCTCACCAATGAAGAATTTGCATTGCCCAATAATCTGACAGGAAGACGAATAAATTTAAGGCTCAAAGTTGACTTTTAA